The genomic region GCTTCTTATCTGTTTTCTTGACTGCCGCCATCATCTTACCTGCTCACATGTTGCTGGGATCCCGGCTCCAATGTTCTTACTAGGGCTTCTACTGAACCTTTTGTTTCTGCTGACAGGTCTGAGCTGACTAGAGAAGTCAGACTCAAGGTTCATTCTCCTCGATATGAGACCTGCTTTGTTGCAGAACTCTGAACAGTGTGGAATTCAAAATATTTGAGGATGTCAAATATTTGAGGATGTCAAAAGAGATGCCCTGGGTTCTCTTCTTCATAGCCAAGCTCCCTCAAAGCCACCACAGTCCAGTACCTGCAGTAAAATCTCTGAGGAAAGTTCTGGTCAGTTTCTGAGGACCCTCAATGCTCAGAGACTCTTTTTGGTCCTTGGAATTTGTGACTGTTGGGACACTTCTCTAATCCTTCCACAGACTTCTgtgcctcttccttttctttattggttatttCCCTGGgctttgtcttttcattctctacaTGTTCCTTCTGGAAAAATCTCACTCCCTGCTAGGTTAAAATACAACCAATCCTGCCTTAAGTTTTCAGATGCCCTGTTGAATTTCAGATGaacaatcaataaatttttaatataaataattccCATGAAATATTGacctgaaattcacatttaactgggtgtcctgtATCCTTATTTGCTAAatatagcaaatatatataaCCCTATTCATTTTTCACCCCCACAAGCTGATAACTTGCAAACCTCCATATTTGGACTGGTCCCAATTTCCCAACATGAATTCCAGGCCCACATAATCAAGCTCTGTGGACATCTCACCGGCTGGTTCCTGTCACTGCAAATTCAACTTGTCTCAAGGTGAATGCCCCATCATTCCCACAAACCTGCTGCTCTAACACGCCCCCCTGTCTTCATGAATGGCAGCATCTATACCAGGTCCTCTTTCCAGATTCTCCCCTCTTCCACTTCTCACCTGGTGGTGTACACATTCTGTTATACTGAGCCAGTCCTCTCCAACTCCAGCCCTAGAGCTTTAGTCAATTCTCGCCTGGTCCACAGTGCTCTGGGCTTCCAGCCCCAACCCATTTTTTCACACTGTGGGGAACTAGCAAAAATTTGGGAACAGGCTGAGTGGCTTCAGTTGTTTTCTGgctccaattaaaaaacacaacttaGAAGTAGCTCCATGTGCTAAGTAACAAATCTGTGCACTATCTTTGGGTGAGAGTGGAACCAGTGACCTAGGCAGTTTTAGAGAAACCAAACTACAGTCCCCTGCTGTACCAGCTGAGCTATCAAAGGGTGCATACTGCAGATTTCAGGAAAATTTTTGTTTACCACCGACAggaacatttttagaaaagatgCTTGGAAGGCCTTCATTTTGCTATAGACACCACTGCCCCTTCAATCATCAACCACTTAAGTTGttgaaaaaaagcatttttctttttttttttttttttttttaggtgtatAAACTATTTATTAACAGGAGAGGCCTAGACTCATTTCTTCTTGGACACACCCACAGTGCGACCCCGGCGGCCTGTGGTCTTGGTGTGCTGGCCTCGAACACGAAGACCCCAGAAGTGGCGCAGCCCTCTGTGGGCCCGAATCTTCTTCAGCCGCTCCAGGTCTTCACGAAGCTTGTTGTCCAGACCGTTGGCCAGGACCTGGCTGTATTTCCCGTCTTTCACATCCTTCTGTCTGTTCAAGAACCAGTCTGGAATCTTGTACTGGCGTGGGTTCTGCATAATGGTGATCACACGTTCCACCTCGTCCTCAGTGAGCTCTCCTGCCCTCTTGGTGAGGTCGATGTCTGCTTTCCTCAACACCACGTGAGCATATCTTCGCCCTACACCCTTAATTGCAGTGATGGCAAAGGCTATTTTCCGCCGCCCATCGATATTGGTGTTGAGTACTCGCAAAATGTGCTGGAACTTCTCAGGAATCACTAGAGACATGGCGGCAGCGGCGTGCAGGCCTCCAGTGGAAAAGCgaaaaaaagcatttttcaaagaaactgTAGCTCTGAAGAATTCCGACAGTGTCAGCAAAGGTCCAGGAGAGGCCGAACTCTGGGAGCTCCAGGCCACGGTCACCACTGAATGGCTGGTGTCCTCCATAAGGGCCTTTAATTGTAGTAACCGTCCCTTGTCAACAGTCTTCACCTGGTGCCGCTTTCCCTCTGTTTCTTGCTTATTGCTCTCACTTGGTGAAATGACCGAGGAAATGATTTTCAGCCCTGAAGGAGTGGAAGAGCTGTTTGCACAGCACTGCAGGCTCCTCAGTCACTCAGCATTCCCCCAGAGGTGTCTTCTCCAGAGGGTACAAGTGTGAAGGGCCTCTAAGGAATGATTCAGATGGCAACTTGGACTTCTGTGCAGAGAGGATAATGGTGATGGGATTTGTTTATTTGACCCAGAAGGATTTTTGCAAAATGTCCAGGGGTTTAAACCCCCAAGTCTCAAGGCATCCTGAACCAGAAAGTACACATATCAACAATCACCCAACAGAGCTTCTGCACTTATTACTTTTAATGGCATCCACTGGTCCTGCCAGGGGAGGTTTCTCTGGGAACTCTGGTGCTGCTTTCTCCAGGAGCTCAACCCCAGGCTCTCTTAGCTCCTCCAAGATCCACAAGCCAAAGCGCTCTGAGCTCTGAAGTTGCTGATACAGGTATTCCTTCAAGGTTGTGttctctttctgctttccttCAGTCTTAAAACACACGCAGTATTTGATCTTGTCCTAGTCACATCCAATGTGAGCCTTATTGACCTTAAACCTGCAGGCATGTAAATCGGCCTGCTCCTTGAAGGAAGCAGCTCTGCCTGAGCGCTCTGTATCCTGCCCTCTATTTTTCCAACTGTTTGGCATTGCTCTCGCTTTCACTAGTTGTTCTCAAATATACTTTGCTGATTCATGAGGCCTCAGATCCGGCTGAAGTCTATACCTGACCCACGGTCTCCACAGATCATGCCTGAGAGTATCAAGAAGCCTTCAGAATTTGAATAGATCTTCAATGGAAACGTCTCAGTTCCCCTGTCCTGTCAACGGTGAGGCAAAGGCAAACTCTTCATTGAACATGTAAACTTTTTCTCTCTTGGCATCAACAACGTTTCTGCCTTCATCTGTCTGTTGACCCCAGCCAGGAAGCTGCAAAAAGTATGTGCAGAGGAAATGACAATGGGAGTGGAGATGAATGCAGAGGAGGTGGATGTGGGAGTACTCAAACATTGCCAACTTTTCTTCTGCTTGTCActctagtagaataatatatatattaagtgatAAAACTATGGTATCTTCTCTATGAAGACTCACAAGGGTTCTCGAGAAATCTTCCCTTTGCTTCTCGGGTGCACAGCAATTGAAACCACAGGGATATGATAAGATGGGAGACAATTGCATGCATCAACGTGTATCTTTGTGTCCTGTTGGTCCTGAACTTGTGTCCTGTTGGTCCTGAActagtgcaagcatgtcaaaatCATGgtcaaatatttttgcagcccagccaatataatgatatataagaaacattttaattaaaatttcataacttaatatttacaatatcctgttatacataactagaggcccagtgcacaaaattcgtgccctggaggggggtccctcagcttggcctgccccttttcacagtctgggagccctcaggggaggtcctactgatggcttaggcccgcttcctctgtgggaggcaaccctgCAATCAAGGGAAGGatacacctctgctgctgacaCTGTCGGCTGcgaggctgcctgagccttggcgatagcagccactg from Eptesicus fuscus isolate TK198812 chromosome 5, DD_ASM_mEF_20220401, whole genome shotgun sequence harbors:
- the LOC129149010 gene encoding 40S ribosomal protein S18, which codes for MSLVIPEKFQHILRVLNTNIDGRRKIAFAITAIKGVGRRYAHVVLRKADIDLTKRAGELTEDEVERVITIMQNPRQYKIPDWFLNRQKDVKDGKYSQVLANGLDNKLREDLERLKKIRAHRGLRHFWGLRVRGQHTKTTGRRGRTVGVSKKK